A stretch of the Candidatus Edwardsbacteria bacterium genome encodes the following:
- the hpt gene encoding hypoxanthine phosphoribosyltransferase: MRNGSKNILISREQIQQRIADMGREISGDYSDKNPVLVGVLRGAFVFLADLIRAVTIPLEVDFISVASYGSQTNSSGVVRLLQDLNTNIKGRDVILVEDIVDTGITLSYLIDNLKTRNPASLVICALLDKKERRQKESGILKYVGFTIPDKFVIGYGLDHAQQYRNLPYVSWVEEE, translated from the coding sequence ATCCGCAACGGTTCAAAAAATATCCTTATCTCCCGGGAGCAGATACAGCAGAGGATCGCCGATATGGGGCGGGAGATTTCCGGGGATTATAGCGACAAAAACCCGGTATTGGTCGGTGTCTTGAGAGGCGCTTTCGTCTTTCTGGCCGACCTGATCCGGGCCGTAACCATCCCCCTGGAGGTGGATTTCATCTCGGTGGCCAGCTACGGCAGCCAGACCAACTCCAGCGGAGTGGTGCGCCTGCTGCAGGATCTGAACACCAACATCAAGGGGCGGGATGTCATACTGGTGGAGGACATCGTGGACACCGGGATCACCCTGTCATACTTGATCGACAACCTGAAGACCAGGAACCCCGCCAGCCTGGTGATCTGCGCCCTGTTGGACAAGAAGGAGCGGCGCCAGAAGGAGTCGGGAATTTTAAAATACGTCGGGTTTACCATACCCGATAAATTCGTCATCGGTTACGGCCTGGACCATGCTCAGCAATACCGTAACCTGCCATATGTAAGCTGGGTCGAGGAGGAATAG
- the ndk gene encoding nucleoside-diphosphate kinase: protein MERTLLIIKPDAVQRGLIGEILHRVELDGFLFIAMRMVKMTGIQARGFYRMHRKKSFFKELVKFMTSDRCVLCVLERENAIASLRQLVGSTDPDQAAFGTIRHDYATATRFNCVHASDSPESAQREVHFFFKESALVRIRHRIKRIYSMPFARR, encoded by the coding sequence ATGGAACGGACCCTGCTTATAATCAAGCCCGATGCCGTGCAGCGCGGACTGATCGGCGAGATCCTCCACCGGGTGGAGCTGGACGGCTTCCTGTTCATAGCCATGAGGATGGTAAAAATGACCGGGATCCAGGCCAGGGGGTTTTACCGGATGCACCGAAAAAAGTCATTTTTTAAAGAACTGGTGAAATTCATGACCTCGGACCGCTGTGTGCTGTGCGTGCTGGAGAGGGAGAACGCCATCGCCAGCCTGCGCCAGCTGGTGGGCAGCACCGATCCCGACCAGGCCGCCTTCGGCACCATCCGCCATGATTATGCCACGGCCACCCGCTTCAATTGCGTCCACGCCTCCGATTCCCCGGAATCGGCCCAGCGGGAGGTGCATTTCTTTTTCAAGGAGAGCGCCCTGGTCAGGATCCGCCACCGGATCAAACGGATCTACAGCATGCCGTTCGCCAGGAGGTGA
- a CDS encoding 4Fe-4S binding protein, whose translation MKARLIIEEDFRKGYDLPVYVYKPWCKSCEICVTFCPKNVLEMGEDRKPIVARPDDCILCKQCEIRCPDLAIFVTKEKKK comes from the coding sequence ATGAAGGCCAGGCTGATCATCGAGGAGGATTTCAGAAAGGGCTATGATCTGCCGGTGTATGTCTACAAGCCCTGGTGTAAATCCTGCGAGATCTGCGTGACTTTCTGTCCCAAGAACGTTCTGGAGATGGGCGAGGACCGCAAGCCTATAGTAGCCCGTCCCGATGATTGTATTCTCTGCAAACAGTGCGAAATCAGATGCCCCGATCTGGCCATCTTCGTTACCAAGGAGAAGAAGAAATGA
- a CDS encoding DUF177 domain-containing protein has product MKIRVNELREGFNSYRVESKGQIGDPPDFADLSGDLIIEKCGTTLRVKGSLNFTALQECSRCLNDFECAVSQPVELFYRTGKLEDALIGKEAELKSDDLNVIAYKGNELDIWPDIREAMMLALPMKPLCSDDCRGICSGCGQDLNSGKCKCRKESMDPRWEGLLKLTEKKPARKKK; this is encoded by the coding sequence GTGAAGATCAGGGTCAATGAATTAAGGGAGGGTTTCAATTCCTACCGGGTTGAAAGCAAAGGCCAGATCGGGGATCCTCCGGACTTTGCCGATCTTTCGGGCGATCTGATCATCGAGAAATGCGGCACCACTCTGAGGGTCAAGGGGTCGCTGAATTTTACCGCCCTCCAGGAATGTTCCCGCTGTCTGAACGATTTCGAGTGCGCCGTTAGCCAGCCCGTGGAGCTTTTCTACCGCACCGGAAAGCTGGAGGATGCTCTGATCGGTAAAGAGGCGGAGCTTAAATCCGACGATCTGAACGTGATAGCCTACAAGGGCAACGAATTGGATATCTGGCCGGACATCAGGGAGGCCATGATGCTGGCCCTGCCCATGAAGCCGCTCTGTTCGGACGACTGCCGGGGCATATGTTCCGGCTGCGGCCAGGATCTCAACAGCGGGAAATGCAAGTGCCGCAAGGAATCCATGGATCCCCGCTGGGAGGGCCTGCTGAAGCTGACGGAGAAAAAGCCGGCCAGGAAAAAGAAATAG
- the tilS gene encoding tRNA lysidine(34) synthetase TilS, which produces MFNNSPLNKMREFIISRRLIKPKDKVLVALSGGPDSVFLLYALLALRNELKINIIAGHLNHCLRGAESNKDEIFAKTLAKKEGIKMISAKRDVAGYAKRKKLSIETAARELRREFLLKTADKYNCQKIATGHNLNDQAETVLMHIIRGSGLTGLKGIPAVNGKFIRPMLGISREEILEYLRVNKIAWREDSTNKSPDHTRNRIRLTLIPQLKKYNPQIIQSLSNLAESAGSDLDLVEQLAEQAFKQTAKIHKAKINIDLSLFNSYNKGLQRNVLRLAVLHLARQGVAPSFEAVENCIHLMAGRVGSRFEILPGIWCIIGYKTAEIAGAPASTAVNMGAAAKKLTIPGRTAFNSHLIRLKIIGSQILGKTLIRSADAVYYDWDRLKNRDLTVGKRQPGDAMVPFGSSHKKKTKEIFIEAKVPQAKRDSWPVVRCGSEIIWLAGLKRSNHAPVNKETKNILKLEFIK; this is translated from the coding sequence ATGTTCAATAATTCACCATTAAATAAAATGCGGGAATTCATCATTTCCCGCAGGCTGATAAAGCCCAAGGACAAGGTGCTGGTGGCCCTTTCCGGCGGGCCGGATTCGGTCTTTCTGCTGTATGCCCTGCTGGCCCTGCGGAATGAATTAAAGATAAATATAATTGCCGGGCATTTAAACCATTGCCTGAGGGGTGCGGAGTCTAATAAGGACGAGATTTTCGCCAAGACCCTGGCCAAAAAAGAGGGGATCAAAATGATCTCCGCCAAACGCGATGTGGCCGGATACGCCAAGAGGAAGAAGCTTTCCATTGAGACCGCGGCCCGCGAACTTCGGCGGGAGTTTCTTCTCAAAACTGCTGATAAATACAACTGCCAAAAGATCGCCACCGGACATAACCTCAACGACCAGGCCGAGACGGTGCTGATGCACATCATCCGGGGCTCGGGGCTCACCGGCCTTAAGGGCATCCCGGCGGTCAACGGAAAATTCATCCGGCCCATGCTGGGCATCAGCCGTGAGGAGATCCTGGAATATCTTCGGGTAAATAAGATCGCCTGGCGGGAGGACAGCACCAATAAAAGCCCGGATCATACCCGGAACAGGATCCGCCTGACCCTGATCCCGCAGTTGAAAAAATACAACCCGCAGATCATCCAATCATTATCCAATCTGGCCGAGTCCGCCGGGTCCGATCTGGACCTGGTCGAGCAGCTGGCTGAACAGGCTTTCAAGCAGACGGCCAAAATCCATAAGGCCAAAATTAATATTGACTTATCATTATTTAATAGTTATAATAAAGGGTTACAAAGGAACGTTTTGAGGCTGGCGGTTCTACATCTTGCCCGGCAAGGGGTTGCCCCCAGCTTTGAGGCTGTTGAAAATTGTATTCATCTGATGGCTGGCCGGGTGGGCAGCCGGTTTGAAATATTGCCCGGAATCTGGTGTATCATTGGATATAAAACTGCGGAGATCGCCGGAGCACCGGCTAGTACGGCAGTAAATATGGGGGCCGCCGCCAAAAAGTTAACGATCCCCGGGAGGACGGCCTTTAACAGCCATCTGATCAGATTGAAAATCATCGGATCTCAGATATTGGGAAAGACCCTGATCCGAAGCGCCGATGCCGTCTATTACGACTGGGACCGACTGAAAAATAGGGATCTAACGGTGGGAAAACGCCAGCCGGGCGACGCCATGGTACCCTTCGGGTCGTCTCACAAGAAGAAGACCAAGGAGATCTTCATAGAAGCCAAGGTGCCCCAGGCCAAGCGCGACTCTTGGCCGGTGGTCAGGTGCGGGAGCGAGATAATCTGGCTGGCCGGATTGAAGCGCTCCAACCATGCACCGGTAAACAAGGAGACCAAAAATATCCTGAAGCTGGAATTTATAAAATGA
- a CDS encoding acetate kinase — protein sequence MIVLSLNCGSSSVKYQLYNYTKKEIMAKGLVERVSSESSFIIHEVPHREPHKAERSCPSHEVAIQLILDTLLHEDRPVISDVKEITAVGHRVVHGGEKFAKSTLINEDVIKTFEDLSALAPLHNPPNVLGIRAAQALMPTIPHVAVMDTAFHQTMPKTSYIYPVPYEWYEKYGVRRYGFHSTSHLYVARRAAVMLEKNPFEVNLITCHIGNGVSLAAIRNGCSYDTSLGLTTLEGLVMGTRSGDVDPGLMPFICNKEKLTTREVESIYLQKSGVLGISGKYIDRRDIEEAMDKGDERARLAFDIEAYKLRKYIGSYYAALGHLDAIVFTGGVGEMGPRLRIQAVSGLEEMGIVLDEEKNNAAKSRNHEFLISAENSKIKIFVIPTDEELVFTEDVVAIIERRYDVHTNFKYSFQDAGYKNNMRDEAYQWALDKKKQK from the coding sequence ATCATAGTGCTGTCGCTCAATTGCGGAAGCTCGTCGGTCAAATACCAGCTTTATAACTATACCAAAAAAGAGATCATGGCCAAGGGTCTGGTGGAGAGGGTCTCCTCCGAAAGTTCCTTCATCATTCACGAGGTGCCCCATCGGGAGCCTCACAAAGCGGAGCGATCATGTCCCAGCCACGAGGTGGCCATCCAACTGATTCTGGACACCCTGCTGCACGAGGATCGCCCGGTCATCTCCGATGTAAAAGAGATCACCGCGGTGGGCCACCGGGTGGTGCACGGCGGGGAAAAATTCGCCAAATCCACCCTGATCAACGAGGATGTCATCAAGACCTTCGAGGATCTGTCCGCCCTGGCGCCCCTGCATAATCCCCCCAATGTGCTGGGCATCCGGGCCGCCCAGGCCTTGATGCCAACCATCCCCCATGTGGCGGTTATGGACACCGCCTTCCATCAGACCATGCCCAAGACATCATATATCTACCCGGTGCCCTACGAGTGGTACGAGAAATACGGGGTCCGGCGCTACGGGTTCCACAGTACCTCCCACCTCTACGTGGCCCGCCGGGCGGCGGTGATGCTGGAAAAGAATCCCTTTGAGGTCAACCTGATCACCTGCCATATCGGCAACGGGGTCAGCCTGGCCGCCATCAGGAACGGCTGTTCCTACGACACCAGCCTCGGTTTGACCACCCTGGAGGGCCTGGTGATGGGCACCCGCAGCGGCGACGTGGATCCCGGCCTGATGCCGTTCATCTGCAACAAGGAGAAGCTGACCACCAGGGAGGTGGAGTCCATATACCTTCAAAAGAGCGGAGTGCTGGGCATCTCCGGAAAATACATCGACCGCCGGGACATCGAGGAGGCCATGGACAAAGGCGACGAAAGGGCCAGGCTGGCCTTCGATATTGAGGCCTACAAACTGCGTAAATACATCGGATCCTACTATGCTGCGCTGGGACACCTGGATGCCATCGTCTTCACCGGCGGGGTGGGGGAGATGGGGCCTCGGCTCAGGATCCAGGCCGTCTCCGGACTGGAGGAGATGGGGATTGTGCTGGACGAGGAGAAGAACAATGCGGCCAAGAGCCGCAACCACGAATTCTTGATCTCGGCCGAGAATTCCAAGATCAAGATTTTCGTCATCCCCACCGATGAGGAGCTGGTGTTCACCGAGGACGTGGTGGCCATCATCGAGCGGCGCTACGATGTGCACACCAATTTCAAATATTCCTTCCAGGATGCCGGGTACAAGAACAATATGAGGGATGAGGCCTACCAATGGGCTCTGGATAAAAAGAAGCAGAAATAA
- a CDS encoding class I SAM-dependent methyltransferase, translated as MKAMQNLPKQRVWTKDYLELSRKNLFDNEFLPIFFKFLSIKNNSKILDVGTGLGYIARLLYAQKKSIDITGIDINKRLIKLATKESCIAKQKIKYAAMDAYSLKFPDAFFDLVIEQTVLINLPRPDKIIKEMIRVTKPGGLIVAIEPVVQYDHHNVYRPNEDKPEEKEAEIIYDFIMDKIIKYRKINGIDEFIAVKLPSLFKSYGLSNVESKIMGKVTQGSPFSNVEKLKKYLKKELAENEKGYSYTLREAVKAGVSLQVIKKARGMTIKRLRNSLKNFDETVQLYNDQLICQTLLITKGRKNQHIC; from the coding sequence ATGAAAGCTATGCAAAATCTCCCTAAACAAAGAGTTTGGACAAAAGATTATCTTGAACTCAGCAGAAAGAATTTGTTTGATAATGAATTCTTGCCAATATTTTTTAAATTTCTTTCAATAAAAAATAACAGTAAGATTTTGGATGTTGGAACCGGATTAGGTTATATTGCACGATTGCTGTATGCCCAAAAGAAATCAATAGACATTACAGGCATTGATATTAATAAAAGATTAATAAAGCTGGCGACAAAAGAATCTTGTATTGCGAAACAAAAAATTAAATATGCGGCGATGGACGCATATTCCCTGAAATTTCCCGATGCGTTTTTCGATTTAGTAATAGAACAAACGGTGCTTATTAATTTACCCAGGCCTGATAAAATTATAAAAGAAATGATAAGGGTTACCAAGCCTGGTGGATTGATCGTAGCAATTGAACCAGTGGTTCAATATGATCATCATAATGTATATAGGCCCAATGAGGATAAGCCGGAGGAAAAGGAAGCAGAAATTATTTATGATTTTATAATGGATAAAATCATAAAATATCGCAAAATAAATGGCATTGATGAATTTATTGCCGTAAAACTGCCGTCGTTGTTTAAATCTTATGGTCTAAGCAATGTAGAAAGTAAAATAATGGGCAAGGTAACGCAGGGATCGCCTTTTTCTAATGTGGAAAAATTAAAAAAATATCTAAAAAAAGAATTAGCGGAAAACGAAAAAGGATATTCATATACTCTTAGGGAAGCTGTAAAGGCCGGGGTTTCACTGCAGGTGATAAAAAAGGCAAGGGGGATGACCATTAAACGTTTAAGGAACTCTTTGAAGAATTTTGACGAAACCGTGCAATTATATAATGATCAACTTATTTGCCAAACTCTCTTAATAACAAAAGGAAGAAAAAATCAACACATTTGTTAA
- a CDS encoding 2-oxoacid:acceptor oxidoreductase family protein, whose amino-acid sequence MKNRYEIRLSGSGGQGMITAGIILAEAAGVYDGKCVVQSQSYGPEARGGASKAEVIISDKEIFYPKATAIDILLAMTQEAWEKYSSDLNPDAVAIVDSWYVKDVDQPGVISLPLSQKAREEVGLEIIANVIALAAIAEITGVVSKEALEKALFSRIPKGTEEKNKKALEIGFQLGKEAKK is encoded by the coding sequence ATGAAGAACAGATACGAGATACGCCTCTCCGGCTCCGGCGGGCAGGGGATGATCACCGCCGGGATAATACTGGCCGAGGCCGCCGGGGTCTACGATGGCAAGTGCGTGGTGCAGTCGCAGAGCTACGGGCCGGAGGCCCGGGGCGGGGCCAGCAAGGCCGAGGTTATCATCTCCGACAAGGAGATATTCTACCCCAAGGCCACCGCCATCGACATCCTGCTGGCCATGACCCAGGAGGCCTGGGAAAAATACAGCAGCGACCTCAACCCCGATGCCGTGGCCATAGTGGATTCCTGGTATGTCAAAGATGTCGACCAGCCGGGGGTGATCAGCCTGCCCTTAAGCCAGAAGGCTCGCGAGGAGGTGGGGCTGGAGATCATCGCCAATGTGATCGCCCTGGCAGCCATCGCCGAGATCACCGGGGTGGTCAGCAAGGAGGCCCTGGAGAAAGCACTGTTTTCCCGCATACCCAAGGGGACCGAGGAGAAGAACAAGAAAGCCCTGGAGATAGGCTTTCAGCTGGGAAAGGAAGCCAAGAAATGA
- the amrS gene encoding AmmeMemoRadiSam system radical SAM enzyme encodes MEAKYYKKTGGDVVQCLLCPHLCRIAPGQAGLCWVRRNQNGMLEALSYGQVVSLSMDPIEKKPLFHFHPGKQILSTGPNGCNLDCQFCQNWEISQREVPTEYVEPQKLVDLAIKSDSIGIAYTYTEPFIWFEYLLDACRLAREKGLANVLVTNGTVNREPLEEILPLIDAMNIDLKSMDAVFYKKTCRGDLKTVLDTIKTAHGKCHLEITNLVIPGLNDSEKNLDDLAEFIKSVDPLIPLHLSRYFPQYKTRIEPTPENTLLKFHERSLQDLKYVYLGNVSLPGKEDTKCPQCGKVLIERRGYRTTITGIKNKNCQNCGRKADIIGL; translated from the coding sequence ATGGAAGCAAAATATTATAAAAAGACCGGGGGCGATGTTGTCCAATGCCTGCTGTGCCCCCACCTTTGCCGGATAGCTCCGGGCCAGGCCGGGCTGTGCTGGGTCAGGCGAAATCAGAACGGAATGCTGGAGGCCCTAAGCTACGGGCAGGTGGTCTCGCTGTCCATGGATCCCATCGAGAAAAAGCCGCTGTTTCATTTTCATCCCGGGAAGCAGATACTGTCCACCGGGCCCAACGGCTGCAATTTGGATTGCCAGTTCTGCCAGAATTGGGAGATCTCCCAGCGGGAGGTGCCGACAGAATATGTCGAACCGCAAAAGCTGGTGGATCTGGCTATCAAATCTGACTCCATCGGCATCGCCTATACCTATACCGAGCCTTTCATCTGGTTCGAATATCTGCTGGATGCCTGCCGGCTGGCCCGTGAGAAGGGACTGGCCAACGTGCTGGTTACCAACGGAACGGTCAACCGGGAGCCGCTGGAGGAGATCCTGCCCCTGATAGATGCCATGAATATTGACCTGAAGAGCATGGACGCCGTCTTCTACAAAAAGACCTGCCGGGGCGACCTAAAAACGGTACTTGACACCATAAAGACGGCGCACGGTAAATGTCATTTGGAAATAACCAACCTGGTGATCCCCGGGCTGAACGACTCGGAAAAGAACCTGGACGACCTGGCGGAATTCATCAAAAGCGTGGACCCGCTGATCCCGCTGCATCTTTCCCGGTATTTTCCGCAGTATAAGACCCGGATCGAACCAACGCCTGAAAACACGCTGCTTAAGTTCCACGAACGGTCATTGCAGGATCTTAAATACGTCTATCTGGGAAATGTCAGCCTGCCGGGGAAAGAGGATACCAAGTGCCCGCAGTGCGGGAAGGTACTGATAGAACGCCGGGGATACCGGACAACAATAACCGGAATAAAAAACAAGAACTGCCAAAATTGCGGCAGGAAGGCCGATATTATCGGCCTTTGA
- a CDS encoding 2-oxoacid:acceptor oxidoreductase subunit alpha, translated as MNKDIRLLQGNEACALGAIYAGCDFFGGYPITPSTEIAEDMALMLPKKGGKFIQMEDEIAGIGTILGAAAAGAKAMTATSGPGFSLMMELLGYGCMAEIPCVIVNVQRGGPSTGLPTKGAQADVMQTRWGTHGDHRTIALCPSSVEESFKLTVRAFNLAEKFRMPVILLLDEFIGHMREKMDIPAPGELEVYTHPQPTAKPEGYLHYGDDTSVGGPYASMGSGYRFNITGLTHDKRGFPTGRSDEIKWKMDRLRDKVEQHRPELIEVDKEFMDDAEIAVFSYGGAARSAQQAIREARAKGIKAGLVRPTTIWPFPDKAIEEVLRKVKVMIVAEINQGQLLGEVQRLNQSHTKVVPVQRYDGEMLTPNEVLNAIVEVTK; from the coding sequence ATGAATAAAGACATCAGATTATTACAGGGCAACGAAGCCTGCGCTTTGGGGGCCATCTACGCTGGATGCGATTTCTTTGGGGGCTATCCCATAACGCCCTCCACCGAGATCGCCGAGGACATGGCCCTGATGCTGCCGAAAAAAGGCGGCAAGTTCATCCAGATGGAGGACGAGATCGCCGGCATTGGCACCATCCTGGGGGCCGCCGCCGCCGGGGCCAAGGCCATGACCGCCACCTCCGGGCCGGGTTTCTCCCTGATGATGGAGCTTCTGGGATACGGCTGCATGGCCGAGATCCCCTGCGTCATCGTCAACGTTCAGCGGGGCGGGCCGTCCACCGGACTGCCCACCAAGGGCGCCCAGGCCGATGTGATGCAGACCCGCTGGGGCACCCACGGCGACCATCGCACCATCGCACTGTGCCCCTCTTCGGTGGAGGAATCGTTCAAGCTTACGGTCAGGGCCTTCAACCTGGCCGAGAAATTCCGGATGCCGGTGATTCTGCTTTTAGACGAGTTCATCGGGCATATGCGGGAGAAGATGGATATCCCGGCTCCCGGGGAGCTGGAGGTTTATACCCATCCCCAGCCGACCGCCAAACCGGAGGGATATCTGCATTACGGAGACGACACCAGCGTGGGCGGGCCGTACGCCTCCATGGGCAGTGGATACCGCTTTAATATCACCGGGCTGACCCACGACAAGCGCGGCTTCCCCACCGGAAGGTCGGACGAGATCAAGTGGAAGATGGACCGGCTGCGGGATAAGGTGGAGCAACACCGGCCGGAGCTGATCGAGGTAGATAAGGAATTCATGGATGACGCCGAGATAGCGGTGTTCTCATACGGCGGGGCCGCCCGCAGCGCCCAACAGGCCATCAGAGAGGCCCGGGCCAAGGGCATCAAGGCTGGATTAGTGAGGCCCACCACCATCTGGCCGTTCCCGGATAAGGCCATCGAAGAAGTGCTGCGCAAGGTCAAAGTCATGATCGTGGCCGAGATCAACCAGGGACAGCTGTTAGGAGAGGTTCAGCGGTTAAACCAGTCCCACACCAAAGTGGTTCCGGTCCAGCGCTACGATGGCGAGATGCTGACCCCCAACGAAGTGCTGAACGCCATTGTGGAGGTGACGAAATGA
- a CDS encoding DUF4321 domain-containing protein — protein sequence MALKRRGVGLFLLILLGGALLGSAVGDLVGYLLPSGVVHDFFTKAVTPGVSPPVTINLLVMTLTLGFTFKLNIIALLGVILMAYLLKWF from the coding sequence ATGGCTCTTAAAAGAAGAGGGGTGGGTTTATTTCTGCTGATACTGCTGGGCGGGGCCCTGTTGGGCAGCGCGGTGGGCGATCTGGTGGGATATCTTCTACCCAGCGGCGTGGTGCACGATTTCTTCACCAAGGCGGTGACTCCGGGGGTCAGCCCGCCGGTTACCATCAATCTGTTAGTGATGACATTGACCCTGGGATTCACCTTCAAGCTCAACATCATCGCTTTGCTGGGGGTGATACTGATGGCCTACCTGTTGAAGTGGTTTTAA
- a CDS encoding 2-oxoacid:ferredoxin oxidoreductase subunit beta has protein sequence MHPSYEMLRPGKKFPHVWCPGCGHGIVQGAIIRAVQKLGWPRDEIVMVSGIGCSSRMPVYLDFNSLHTAHGRAIAFATGVKLHNPKLHVIVITGDGDALAIGGNHFIHAARRNADITVILLNNNIYGMTGGQYSPTTPIGKRASTAPYGTAERDFDPCALAKAAGAAFTARGVAYNAMEMEKLIETALTKKGFSVVEAISPCPTLYGRLNKEGNAVKMLQWQKANTINIKAAEKLPMDQVTGKIVTGIFHDVETIPYTEIYNRIIQKAQGK, from the coding sequence ATGCATCCATCCTACGAAATGCTGCGGCCGGGAAAGAAATTCCCCCATGTCTGGTGCCCGGGCTGCGGCCACGGTATCGTTCAGGGGGCCATCATCCGGGCGGTGCAGAAACTGGGCTGGCCCCGCGATGAGATCGTGATGGTCTCCGGGATCGGCTGTTCCTCCCGGATGCCGGTGTATCTGGACTTCAACAGCCTGCACACCGCCCACGGCCGGGCCATCGCCTTTGCCACCGGGGTCAAACTGCACAATCCCAAACTGCACGTGATAGTCATCACCGGGGACGGCGACGCTTTGGCCATCGGGGGAAATCATTTCATCCATGCTGCCCGCCGCAACGCCGACATAACGGTCATCCTGTTGAACAACAATATCTACGGCATGACAGGCGGACAATATTCTCCCACCACCCCCATCGGCAAGCGGGCATCCACCGCGCCCTACGGCACGGCCGAGCGGGATTTCGACCCCTGCGCCCTGGCCAAGGCAGCCGGAGCGGCCTTTACCGCCCGGGGGGTGGCCTACAACGCGATGGAGATGGAAAAGCTGATCGAGACCGCCCTGACCAAGAAGGGATTCTCAGTGGTGGAGGCCATCAGTCCCTGTCCCACCCTCTATGGCCGTTTGAACAAGGAGGGCAACGCGGTCAAAATGCTGCAATGGCAGAAGGCCAACACCATCAATATCAAGGCCGCCGAAAAACTGCCGATGGATCAGGTCACCGGCAAGATAGTGACCGGCATTTTCCACGATGTGGAGACCATCCCCTATACCGAGATCTACAACCGGATCATACAAAAGGCCCAGGGGAAGTAG